A window of the Rickettsia felis URRWXCal2 genome harbors these coding sequences:
- a CDS encoding Transposase — protein MCKFLKGCIEENITKREITMTQKQNAAMEQAIDLLINNDTDVSILFREDGLLKEITKRLVERALQSEMNNHLGYSKYNQSDAQNSRNGYNTKNLITKNGAVEIEVPRDRNSSFAPSLVAKRQRRLDGFDDKVLSLYAKGMSLSDIKLQLQELYGADVSESLISQITDDIIEDVKLWQSRPLDPVYAIVFFDCLIVKVRQDKRIINKSVYVALGIDLEGRKDILGLWISENEGAKFWLGNFTEMKNRGIQDILIACSDNLNGMSEAIGAVFPKTEHQLWSLPD, from the coding sequence GTGTGTAAATTTCTCAAAGGTTGTATAGAAGAAAATATAACAAAAAGAGAAATTACAATGACACAGAAACAAAATGCTGCAATGGAACAAGCGATAGATTTATTGATCAATAATGATACAGATGTATCAATATTATTCAGGGAAGATGGTTTATTAAAAGAAATAACCAAGCGTCTTGTAGAGAGAGCTCTACAGTCTGAGATGAATAATCATTTAGGATATAGCAAGTACAATCAAAGTGATGCTCAGAATTCACGTAATGGTTATAACACAAAGAATCTGATTACAAAGAATGGTGCTGTTGAGATTGAAGTGCCAAGAGATAGAAATAGCAGTTTTGCACCATCATTAGTAGCAAAGCGCCAAAGAAGGCTTGATGGTTTTGATGATAAAGTACTATCTTTGTATGCTAAAGGTATGAGTTTATCAGATATAAAATTACAGCTTCAGGAGTTATATGGAGCTGATGTAAGCGAGAGTTTAATTAGCCAAATCACAGATGATATAATAGAGGATGTTAAGCTATGGCAAAGCCGTCCATTAGATCCAGTATATGCTATAGTATTTTTTGATTGTTTAATAGTAAAAGTACGTCAGGATAAACGGATTATCAATAAATCGGTATATGTTGCATTAGGTATTGATTTAGAAGGGCGGAAAGATATTTTGGGATTATGGATCAGTGAGAATGAAGGGGCTAAATTTTGGCTTGGAAATTTTACTGAGATGAAAAATAGAGGTATACAAGACATACTGATAGCATGTAGCGATAACCTTAATGGTATGTCTGAAGCTATAGGTGCTGTTTTTCCAAAGACGGAGCATCAATTATGGAGTCTTCCCGATTAA
- a CDS encoding Transposase, which yields MIFLGYPEEIRKIIYTTNAVESVNSQLRKVTKNKRVFPNDNAVFKAYIWQLIT from the coding sequence ATGATTTTCTTAGGATACCCTGAAGAAATACGGAAAATAATTTATACAACAAATGCTGTGGAATCTGTTAATAGTCAACTCCGAAAAGTCACAAAAAATAAACGTGTTTTTCCAAATGATAATGCTGTTTTTAAAGCTTATATTTGGCAATTGATTACATGA